In Agelaius phoeniceus isolate bAgePho1 chromosome 14, bAgePho1.hap1, whole genome shotgun sequence, a single genomic region encodes these proteins:
- the SERTM2 gene encoding serine-rich and transmembrane domain-containing 2, whose amino-acid sequence MTEIYFKFRGNLTGRVHLPTLATEVDTTADKYSGLYVYVGLFLTLLALLLILLFSMLLRLKHVVSPITSPESTENVQHFTDVEMHSRIPTT is encoded by the coding sequence ATGACTGAGATTTACTTCAAGTTCCGCGGAAACCTGACTGGCCGTGTCCACCTTCCAACTCTGGCTACTGAAGTAGACACAACAGCAGACAAATATTCTGGCCTCTATGTGTACGTGGGGCTGTTCCTCACCCTCCTGGCTCTCCTCCTgatcctgctcttctccatgcTCCTGCGCCTGAAGCACGTTGTGTCCCCCATCACCTCCCCAGAGAGCACTGAGAACGTGCAGCACTTCACAGACGTGGAGATGCACAGCAGGATCCCCACCACGTAG